GCGGTGGTCTGCATTGACGCCTACCACTACTTTGGGACCGATGAGCTGTACCTGGACTATCTCTCGCGCTTCATCCGGCAGGGCGGATCGGTCGGGGTAGTCGTTCCCGGGTGCATGCAGCACATAGGAGACCCACCGCCTGAGCACCTGACTCAACCTCAGGCCAACGGCAAGGTCTTCTGGGAGAGCTCTTGCCGGAGTTTCAAGACCGCAGGGTTCTGGCGTAAGTTGTGGGAACGCTGTCCAATGCTGGCCGATACTGTGGTCGACGCACAGCCTGACGGCTGGCGTCACTGGCGAGACTTCGAGCTGGCTGTTGAGGCGGCAGGGAAGGGCATCTTCCCCTCAGATGCCGAAGCGCTGGAAAAGGACCAGGGGCGATTCCTTGGGTTCCTCCGCCTAACGGCGAGACGTACCGAGACGGAGGCGGAGAACCTTTACGACCCGGGTCTGGGCATGATGGATGGA
Above is a window of Bacillota bacterium DNA encoding:
- a CDS encoding methyltransferase domain-containing protein, which encodes MINWTSMLKKPEFPRSSKYHPDWILENQMGPNALWLLEWLCQTLPFEAGMRVLDLGCGKAMTSIFLAREFGVHVWAADLWMNPDNNWRRIVEAGVSDLVCPMRAEGHSLPFAKGFFDAVVCIDAYHYFGTDELYLDYLSRFIRQGGSVGVVVPGCMQHIGDPPPEHLTQPQANGKVFWESSCRSFKTAGFWRKLWERCPMLADTVVDAQPDGWRHWRDFELAVEAAGKGIFPSDAEALEKDQGRFLGFLRLTARRTETEAENLYDPGLGMMDGLDR